A region of the Falco peregrinus isolate bFalPer1 chromosome 4, bFalPer1.pri, whole genome shotgun sequence genome:
TAAGTTGAAATTACATAGTAATGATCAGGCCAAAGTTGGAAAATTTCAATATTTCATGACAGTTGATTGTATAGTGCAGTAAAAAATTCTCAAACATTCAAACATCAAATGAGGCAAttcatattttaacattttaacattttaaaaaataaatctggtcCATTTGGACAATTGTtcctaagaaaaatattatgaagaTAAAATGATGAGaggatgctttttttctccataattAAACCTCTGATCCTAACCAAATCTTACAGAAACTTCTTAGTAATCCAAGAATTcttaagaaacatttaattaCAGATAACATTCAGTATATAAACTATACTGAAAATTATAGAACACATTCATTGTAGAAAATCATGGATGATAAATTAGTAACcattataaatacatttaataatatttataaaaattgaTGAATTtggaataattattttaaactacttttatttatagaaacaaCGTTTCCCAAAAGAGTAGCAACTTCTtattctttaggaaaaaaaatcgtAAGGAAGAGATGATGTACAAGTTAGTACAGTATCTGTTAGTAGACTTCTACCATTTAAAACTTATTAAGTAATATATTGCACAATAAACCTAATAGATTATACCGTTCAGCATCATATTATGGTACATTGCCAGTTACTGGTTGGTAGCTATTACCTGAcatgtcaaaaaagaaaaaagaaacatttcagatCCAATCAAAAACTGTCGATAAGGAGTTTGTTTTGCACTTCAATTACTCTACTGAAAACCTTCATTATATAAGCATTGCCTACTTTTAATCAGTTCCTCTTTTTAAGAcaagatgcatttaaaaaaacagctacaacaacaaaaaaaaggcttcaTTCTTCCTGTCTGGTGCCCCAGACATGCATACATATAAGTGTAGTTTTACGTATGTATGTATTAATGTTACAAGTTTACACTAATGATGCTATagatagaattaaaaaaaaaaaaacaaaacaaaccctaccgtaaacataatttcttttgacAATGATGAGGATCTTGCTTAAGGTCTTACTCCAGCTATCAGAGCTACAAAAGCAAATACTTATGCCTCTTTACTGTCTCACAGTGTAAGAATGGGGAGAAAGAGGGGAGAAATGTAGACCATGTGATACTGCTTAGAAAATCAATAGCTATCTAAGAGagtacaatatttttctttaacagaaaatatacACACTTGAGAACAATAGCTTAGAATTGTGCTCtgtacttaaaataaaaagcaggctTCGAAGCAAAGGTAAGCAGCTTGATTCAGTAAtgtgtaggggaaaaaaaaataagacaaggaaaccaaaaatcaaaacagaaaatgtgtaaCTGTTAACTCCGTTTTAAAGCGTtagaatgtttttaaacattacTGTCATAAACTTTATGAACCCATCAAtatatagtatttttaaataatttccacaACCAGTATTGACTATATTGCATGCTATCTTTGgatggaaataaatttaaaatatccaCCCTTAAAAGATCAAGCATAATTTTatcactgaagaaagaaaacaaccttTAGAAACTGCCGAGGTTATAAGTAATAGAGAAGTTAGAACCAACTGAGATTTGAAACACCTTTGCAGCAGGCATTTTCCCTATGCACGGTAAGCTAATAAATAGTCTCTAACAGGAAGagacaaaaccagaagacaaaCCGTAAAGACATTCcatatttgcaaaaaataaaataaatgggagAATTTTCATTCACTTCAAAAACATCAAATATACTGATTAGccaatttttcctttggtgCACTTTTCATCATCACTAAAGGAAGATATTTATACTTGAGAAGAAATGATTCAGCAGAATATTCTTTGAAAGTATATGGTTCAAGTTCTTTATCTTAATGTAGGCATTTCTTataacactgaaaacagaaaaatgtacatATTCTTGAATGTTGAGCTTAATGTGAAATGTACTGTATCCTATACATTTGGGTTTGCTATAAATTATCAGATAAAATTTAACTGAACGTGCAGTACTGTATGTAACTACACATAAACCTATGTAGCTACATCATTATGTCACTTATAAAAAGTTCTATGAATGACTTAAAAAAGCCTATGTGAAAGCCATTTTAAATTTGATAACTAATACATTTTAGATAACTGTAATGGCATATTTGATTCAACTTAATAAAGTTTCAACCTGaaagtgcatttaaaatttttaattttataaattttgaaatataaattacaGTGATAAAACTGTATCGTAGCTGAAGAGTATCAATACTGTCAACAAACCTGCTTTAATTTTAGCAGAAAGCAATTGCCTTTGGGACTACCAGTTTTATTACAGTTGTGACTAAAAACCCAAATACTTTCCCTAAGTTCAGCatctagaaagagaaaaatctttgtcATGTGATAATTACtgcataataaaatacatttatgaaattattattttaaaaataaactcagaTATCTAATACTGATAACTTTGTaagaactgttttcatttttataaatacatttggTATGTATTTGTTTACCATTTGGCTCAGCAAGTAAATGCTATTGTAATGGAGTTACAGCAAAGTTAAATTCAGGCCACTCCTGTTAATTGATAATACTTCAAATGTAAAAGGTAGAGTTTTAAGGTGCAGGAACAGTAATGGCCCTCAGTCTATGTTGTGCCAGTTGCAAACTGGATTTGGTCCTGAACTTTTGTTCTTAGCAACCCAAACTCCAAATTTATATTACTATATTAGACAAACTGAAGTCTTGTAGGACTGGAGTGACTTTTTGGTGACTCTGGATACAGCATTATATGCTTCTTATGTTATAGGAAGCACTTCAGCTTCATTCCAGGCCTAAGAGATTTCAAAACATATGTGGAAATGTTCTTACATCAGAGTAAAgacaattttaattaaagaaatacagataaatgTAAGTGTATGCATacgtatacatatatatgcatacttatatatacatgtatacatacacTTCcctatatacacacacacatatatatttcttttttaaaatacagatggtaaaaaaatacagatagttaaaataataatatactTGGTAATTAAGCTCCCTTtccagaaatgagaaaaatgtacTAAATTGTCACCTTTCAAGTTTTAAGAATCTAACTTACTCAGTACtattatttaaaagtatttttgaataAAGTTGACATGATCTCCCTGACAACAGCAATCTCACACTCTGACCCCTTTCccaaacagaaatataaacttTTTGCCACAGTATTGGTACAAAATTACCAGAAGGTGACAATATTCTAATGTTCACAGAATCAGATATACTGTTGAAATCATGAGAATAAAATTTTTTATTACATGAAATATTGAGCTAAACAAATACTATTTCCACTGTTTATCTTAGCCCACTCTAGACACATTTTTGGAAGGTCACCCAGAACCATGTCATGATATACAATAGTAATCATAtgtccaaacagaaaaagaaaataatttgtgtttgaCATGGTCTATAGTTTTATAACTATAGCAAATTATAAAatagcaaaatttaaaaatacattaaataggAGGCTGCAAGAATGCAGTAAAAGTGGTTGCATCTTCCATGGCAAAAACACCACAAAGAGAACAATTTTTATCATTACCTATTTAATCTAATTCAAGGTTTCAGGACCAAgcccacagaaataaataaaggtaTGCTGTCTTTTCATATGGTCCATCATTCTCTCCAAATGTATATGTGGACATAAACTGAACTTCCCATACAATCAGGACAATACGGTTCTGAGATAAATTTTACAGTGCTATACTACATTAATGTTCAGTTAATTTGTCAGCAGATtggaaatgtaattaattttggaGGTACATAGCAGAACTACAAATGTTTATCATTACTGTATTCAAATTTTCcactttacaaaacagaaatactaaaaGAATGGCttatttcagtgacaaaaaGCCTGACTCATAAGAGCAACGTAAATGGTTTTTAACTTCCTTAAGTCAACAGAATCCAGTTTTGTGTTTGCATAACTAGGAGCAAAATGTTGTCCATTAGCTGTAAGTTAAATAGTTAATTTGATAACCATTTAATTACAAACTTCATTacactttatttctttgtatattCAATTAACTAAATGCCTCTGGTTCCTAGGACCAAAATGTGCCTCTTTTTGTTTCCTAACTCTGTTCTGTTCAGTGTTTTAAGAATAAACCATTATTCTAAAGCATAACTGTGCTTAGTATTTCTGGATTATTATCATACTGCTAGATGCTCTGAAATGTGGCTGaataattaacagaaaaaaaacaatataaattGTAAAGAACTGTGATATTTATATTAGGATAGTATTTATACATAGATGGATAAACACAAATCCGTAAGACAGCATTGCTGGACTGTGCGGAGATCTACATGCTCTCTAATTTATCAGAGCACATTGCAAAGCTTCTTAGAAGGGTTGGGAAATGATGCAAATGAATAAGTAGTACGGCCGCCCTGGTCATAGTGCTGCTATCCTGTTCACTTTCACAGAACTGCCTCACTCCTCTACTCCTCCAGCCTCTCATCACTCCTTAGCTTCAGGCTCTACATTTTCCAGAGTAAATGGATGCTGCAGAGAAGAGGTACAAGTTCCCTACAATCAAATAATCAATAGAAATGTGAAAACCATTTGAAGGCTGACAGCTATGGAATTGTGTCTGCCATTCACTCTGCCTTCCCTAcccatttttcttgtttaatgcCAGTAGTGCCAGTAGTGTTCTGAGTTCTACATAAGACAACCAAAGATTTTGACCCCCTTCTCTAGAAGCTCTTTTGGTGATGCTGCATTGCAGTATGCCAGTCTTTAACCAAATGAAAGGCTATTTGGGTTCCCTGGAGACAGGGAGCAATATAAAGAACCTGCCCTCTAATAATGAAGGAGCTCTTGTTTACCCTGTCCTTCAGGACGTAGTGCCTTAATGGACTCTCCCCCCTGAGAGGGAACCATATGCATTAAGCAGACTCTCAAGTTTCtgtaagaaacacaaaacactcTGGTCTGACTTTTTAGctctttttagatttttagcTGTGTTTTCCTTAGGTCAGAGgatcattttttattatattttgccattaattttgttatattactttaagaattaaattattacatGATATGGGAAAAGGTACCACCATGTCTAATATTTTCCTAAAAGGAATACTCACAAGAATTAGCTATAAgctttataaaaaatgaaaacataggAAAACAGtcagaaattaaatactgtaGTATGCAAAATCAACTGAACATGTTTTTATAACCTTAAGTGACCATTAAAATAATGGGAggtaaatctaaaaaaaaaggtgtgagaATTTGGTCTCTAGAATTATAAACGTGGAAACTGTGTTTATATCAGACTTCTAATTGATGATGGGACTGACATAGTATTTGGTGTTTCATGCAGTGTGTAAGAAAGTCTAGAAATTAGAgggtaaagaaaataaaagaagaggaaagagaagagagaagagaagagaagagaagagaagagaagagaagagaaagagaagagaagagaagagaagagaagagaagagaagagaagagaagagaagagaagagaagagaagagaagagaagagaagagaagagaagagaagagaagagaagagaagagaagagaagaaaaaggagagaagaaagagaaaaaggtgtCTCACCCCTAAAGTCACTATTAGGATTTAGGATATTAAATTGTcacaatactaaaaaaaaaacccaaaagaaagtacaaagaatatttcatttactttgtaagaaaaaatgttctatAGTATCACAATCCATGGTTTGATTCTAGTAGTTATACTGAGAAATTAGGactcttttccatcttttttcacagaatttcCTGCacctttgaaattaaatgtgaGACCATATGAGAGATTCAATAAGCTCAATACAACCTGtcaaaacaacaagaaaaaaaaaaaaaaaaaaaagggaaaacatcaCTCTAAAAATCAACCTAATCCTGTCTGATAACCAAACTAAAATAAGCTAAAAAAATACTCAGAATTCTCAAAATacgatttttttttccctcacattTTTACCTCTTCGGTCAGCACTAACTCAGCAGACCATCATGCAGAAGGTTTCACTGTTCTtgctaaaaaaaacaaagatcaCATTCTTATACAAAtgggttttctttaaacaaattatCCTGTTTTCAAATCAGAGGCACATCTCCCTTTATCAAGTCATAttctcatctgctttttcttattaTAATTTTCCACAGATGTTATATGAGTTATAATGAGGGGGAAATCCTACTTCCATTAAAGTCCTCATTCACAAATAGCTCTTTCAGGTCTGTTTCAGGATAATTATGGACtaaagaatattattttgtactctgcatcctttttttaaggatttatCTTCAAGAATGCACTTTCTGAAGGTAAttgataacattttttttcctccagtaatggaactgttatttttttctactgaagaTGAGAAGTTGAAGAGATTTAAATTAATTGTTCTGATTTTAGTGCAGACCGTTAGCAAAATTCTTCATTACCAGTTATTAAGTGCATGTAGAAAATATGGAAGCAGAAGTACTACCAGCCTCAGAAATGGCAGCATCAGAATGCAAGCATAAACAGACTGTGGAAGCATTTCTATCAGCTATTTCTTAAAAATCGAAGCAATTCCTGCTCATTTACTCATTTGTGGATGCTGCCTCTTTGTGGCAGAATGCCATGTTAAATGTACCTTTCACATTAAGGACCTAATCCTACATTTGTATTGACACCTATGCAAACTTCTGTTTATGAGTTTAGaatcacacaggaaaaaaaaaaatatatatatatacatgaaCAGACACAGTTTGCAGGTCCTTCTCATTCAATCCTTACTGCGTTCGCCTTTCTCTTAGTGAATGACAAAGCCAGTAAGTCTGACAATTTTCTTACTTATACCCATTTAACAACAGCATGCCTCTACTGAGTTTAAATGGAAGGAGAACCAGGCCACTGGTTTCAGCAATAGTTATAAAGGCGGTAATTCAGAATTTGAACTGCAAAACTGCACCTCGGCAGCAACACTCACATCTCTCATAGTGTCAATGGGAAGTCTGCAGGAGATAGAGAGCAGTACACAGAACAGCCATGTGTTGTGTCTCTTGTGACAAAAGAAAACTCCTCATACCtgcatttcaaactgaaataacaCTCCACTTGCTAAACTGTCCAAGCTAAATCAAGCTAAATAcagtcatgcttttttttttccccctttttctcaGTGTGGGTGGCATAGAGGGAAGAACACATGCCAACAAACCATTTATACTGAATTTTAACAGACCAGTTTTATAGCTTTGTTTTTGTAGAAAGTGACATCATATATGGataggaaaagcagaacagaacagagcCCTTTTGCCATAAAATATGTACTAGTCAGCAACTCTGAAAACATCACCAAACATGATAATCTAAtgaagaaagacaaaaccaCAGGTGAAATATCACTTACCCTGTTCCATATTTCAAAGAACACTTCAGTAAGGAAACAAATTGTAAATATAAAACTATCCTATTCAACATGTTAGTGAAACACATATCCCTGTGTTGCTCTCTGACCCATCTTATGTATGCTGGTAATTGCCGTATGTCATGTTTcgaaaataaagaacaaattatGTTTTGCCTGGAAATGTTAGATCTTTCTGATGAGCCATAATTGATAGTAAAGAGAATCCAACGTACAAACAGATGATTTTGgcaagaaattttaaatttcagatacTCATTACTTCATGATcttacatttgaaatatttatcaaGTGTTTATTcagaaactattaaaaaatcaCATGTGCTGGGATACATATGAGACATCAGTTGTCCCATCTTACAGTGATTCTCTGTTTATGAATATCCTTGCCATTGCCTGCTGCCCAAAGGGGTAAAGACATTGTATATAGACGTGTACAGTCCATTATTTGGTCTTTCAGGATGCCAGTAAACACATGGATCTGTACAAGTGCAATTTTACTTGACTAAACAATCAGAAACTGGCTACAACAGTTGTAAAATCATTATATTTTGGTTAACtaataaaaaagagagaaaaagaaagaaagaaaaaaaacaccaagtgacaaaaatgaaacacttttttcctgctaaaaTGAATGCCTCCTACATGTCCCTCACTAGCTTGCCCAACCAGATGCCTGAGCAGGAGGTTGCTAAAAGGtacatttttaaatagagaaacatcattttttttctattgtgaTCAGATCTGATATCTTAGATTGTCCGTAAAGATTTGGTCATAATTGGCATTATCTGTAATGATTTAAAAGGTCCTTCTGATACTACAtcagctttggggaaaaaaagctctcAATGTAGTGCAACACTTTAAAGCAATCTGGAGACTTTGGACCCCAtcctgaaaaaagaagaaacacttAAATGTCCCAGTAGTTTTACTTGCAAGAATAGTTCTGCATCCTCTATCCTAATCTTTTGGGTGTTTGACTAACTTTGCTCAATGAGTGAGTCTACAGGACTTACACACATTGGTAAAAGTTGTTCATGTGCTTAAGTGCCTGTAGGACGGTGGCCTAAGCTGGGACTTCTTTCACAAGTAAGAATTTGCAGGATTAGGCCCTAGAAtagtgaaggaaagagaaatgctaATGTGCATATAAAAATAGGTgctacaataaaatattttttttatatttcatcaATAAGTTATTTTCACTAACCAGTTATGGATCATATATCTCTGCACTCCTTGATGATTTGTCCACATCTACAGTGATCCTTTTAAAGatcataatatattttttaattcaaaagtcCAGAAAGCATACAAACAcatccttaaaaaaaggaaaccttgTATTAAAGTCAGGGTGTGCTAATCTCTCCATAAAAGCCATTTAGACTCACACATGGCTAAAAGGGGAAAATGTGCGCTGTACTCTtcaaccagaaagaaaacaaaattaaacaatgtctgaacaaaaaaaacccacacaaaacaaaacaacccaccaccaccaaaaagtTACCATGACTTCTGTACTTGCAAACTGAATATGACCTGACATGACCCTCTTGCCACCTTGCCCAAGCGCACATGGACACAGGCACAATGCCAGTGCTGTGCCCAATTTACACAATAGGTGGTTTCTTActtcaaaacacattaaaagtagaagaaggaaaaaaaaaaaaaaaaaaaaaaagagaaagaaaaccctttaaatcaaattaaattaaaataataaataaaataaaataaacagcacacCCTTCCAGAATCATTCCCCGAAGCTGAAAAATTCTGTGCCAAGGCACTTCACCCTACAATAAAATGAATTtaacggggaaaaaaaaggaggggaggggcgaggtgggggggggaggtCTGCATTTACGTTTGTTTGGCGTGTGGTTGTTAAATACAAATACTCTAGAGAAGGAGTTGCTGTGGCTGGCGGGGTGGGggcggagggggcgggggggggggctgtttctcagaactggctgaatgtGGTCTGTTTTTCCAGCACTTCGAGGTAGTCCGGCTCTgcatttagttttgcttttagcTCCAGGTACTCGTTCCTGTTGGGCTCTACATAGACAGTACTCGGCGGGCTGTAGAGCACCGTCTCCCGGAGCCTGCCATCCCCCGGCCCCGGGTGCAAGTACTGGTGCGCACGCCTAAGGTCATAGTTGGGGGAGTAGGTGTAGGCGGCGGGGAGCTTGGGGTAGTCGGGGAGGGTGGAACCGGGTGTACCCAGCGTGGACGAGGAGTGTTTGTCGGGCTCCAAAATGCCCCTGTAAAAGCGATCGGCGTCTTGCACCGGGGAGAGCAGCTCCTCCCGCGGCTCGATGGTGCTCACGCTGTACGCGGGGCTGCGCACAGGCGCATcctccccgccggccgccggcggcggcgggggcggcggcgcgccCCCCCCGGGTTGCAGGGGGTGGCTGCTGTAGGTGACCTTGAGCTCGTGGAGGTCTTTGTAATCCTCACCCGCGTTGCCCTCCCGGGAGCGGTAGATGGGGTTTTTGCACATGTGGCCCAAGGGGTGCGGGATGTACTCGTAGACGTGGCCGGCGGGGGTCTTCACTTTGGGCAACgccgcgctccccccgcccccgccgccccccccgccgccgcggtggggcgggtgctgctggaggtgggggtggtggtggtgctgttGGTGGCCGCCGCTGTAGACGCTGTACTGCATGTTGAAGGAGCTCACGTCGGAGTTGTTGGCGCTTGCGTGGTCACCCTGGCCCTTTTTGCGCCGCTTCATCACCAGGACGAAGAGCCCCGCCGCCACGAAGACGGACATGATGAAgaccagcagcaggctgaggaTCAGCACCGAGAGCGGCACGGAGGAGCCGCTGCCGCCGGGGCCGCCTGCGGACGCggagccgcccgccgccgccgtgcCGTTAAGGCGCAcggtggaggaggagggggtggtCCTGGCCGGCAGCTGGCCCGGGGACGGCGTGGGCGTGGAGACGAGGATGTCCGAGTAGTCGGGGCACAGCAGCTCCGCCCGGACGGCCCGCATGTCGCTCTGGGCAAACTTCTTAGGGGACTCGCAGATAACCTGGTCCACCAGGACACCGGTGttgagctgctccagccacagCTTCATGCCCACCACGTCGCAGGTGCAGTCCCAGGGGTTCTCGTGCAGGTCGATCTGCAGCAGGGATTTCAGCTGGTCCAGCACCCCGCTCACTGGCAGGTAGGAGAAGTGGTTGCTCCGCAGGCTCAGCCTGTAGAGAGACAGACCAGAAAAAATGTTCCCCGGCAAAGACCTCAGCAGATTGTTGTTCAAAAACAAGAGCTGAAGGTTGGGGACAGATTCAAAGGTGCCTGCCTCTATCTCTCGAATGACATTGTACTGCAGGAAGAGGTACTGCAGGCTTTGCAGCCCATAGAACAGCTCTGGGCTCAGCCGCTCAATCCGGTTCCCGTTCAGGTACAGCCTTCGCAAATTAGTTAAATCCCCAAAAGCTCGGTCCTGAATGACCGAGATCCGATTATTGCCCAGATGCAGCAAATCCAACCCAGTGGCATCCACAAAATCTGCCCTGCGTACCAGTGCAATGTAGTTTTCTGTCAGATACATCTTCTTGGGATTATAGGGTTTGGGCTGCAGTTCAGAAATGCTCTCAATCTTCCTCTCCTGACAATTAACATTGAGGCCCAGGTCAGAAATCTGCAAGTTGCAGGTGCAGGCAGTGGGGCACTCCAAAGGCACCGGGGATTTGGTCTGGTAGGCAATGCTGGGGCCATAGTTGCTGTATCCCAGGTCTTTTGAGGGCAGGCGGGAGGTGGGGCGCACCCTTGTCTTGTTGGGTTGGCGGGTCCCTTTGGGGGGCTTCAAGGGGGATTTGTAAACAGCTGAAGAAGAAGTGGCCACAGAGTTGACCGAAGCCGGGGTAGTGTGGAAGTACCCTGTGGTGCTCAATGGTGTCTGCGGTCTCATTTCATAATCCGAGATGAGCCTCCTGGGGCAAAGCTCCTGCTTGGAGACTTCATCCAAGTCTCGACCATGTAAGCGGAAAGGGGTCTCACAAACCACATCTCCTACCAGGGCAGAGTAGGAGATACTGTCTAGCCAATCCTTTAGAGCAATCAACTCACAAGAGCAATTCCAGGGGTTTTCCTCCAGCTGTA
Encoded here:
- the SLITRK5 gene encoding SLIT and NTRK-like protein 5 is translated as MYACCSTVTLEQDLNKKMHIWMLQTIAFALTSLVLSWAESIEYYGEICDNACPCEEKDSILTVSCENRGIISLFEISPPRFPVYHLLLSGNLLNRLYPNQFVNYTGASILHLGSNDIQDIETGAFHGLRGLRRLHLNNNKLELLRDDTFLGLESLEYLQVDYNYISVIEPNAFSKLHLLQVLILNDNLLSSLPNNLFRFVPLTHLDLRGNRLKLLPYVGLLQHMDKVVELQLEENPWNCSCELIALKDWLDSISYSALVGDVVCETPFRLHGRDLDEVSKQELCPRRLISDYEMRPQTPLSTTGYFHTTPASVNSVATSSSAVYKSPLKPPKGTRQPNKTRVRPTSRLPSKDLGYSNYGPSIAYQTKSPVPLECPTACTCNLQISDLGLNVNCQERKIESISELQPKPYNPKKMYLTENYIALVRRADFVDATGLDLLHLGNNRISVIQDRAFGDLTNLRRLYLNGNRIERLSPELFYGLQSLQYLFLQYNVIREIEAGTFESVPNLQLLFLNNNLLRSLPGNIFSGLSLYRLSLRSNHFSYLPVSGVLDQLKSLLQIDLHENPWDCTCDVVGMKLWLEQLNTGVLVDQVICESPKKFAQSDMRAVRAELLCPDYSDILVSTPTPSPGQLPARTTPSSSTVRLNGTAAAGGSASAGGPGGSGSSVPLSVLILSLLLVFIMSVFVAAGLFVLVMKRRKKGQGDHASANNSDVSSFNMQYSVYSGGHQQHHHHPHLQQHPPHRGGGGGGGGGGSAALPKVKTPAGHVYEYIPHPLGHMCKNPIYRSREGNAGEDYKDLHELKVTYSSHPLQPGGGAPPPPPPPAAGGEDAPVRSPAYSVSTIEPREELLSPVQDADRFYRGILEPDKHSSSTLGTPGSTLPDYPKLPAAYTYSPNYDLRRAHQYLHPGPGDGRLRETVLYSPPSTVYVEPNRNEYLELKAKLNAEPDYLEVLEKQTTFSQF